A region from the Geobacillus vulcani PSS1 genome encodes:
- a CDS encoding ABC transporter ATP-binding protein, with amino-acid sequence MSAMLLEVEQLSKSFGGIQAVQNVSFYVKKEDIVAVIGPNGAGKTTLFNMISGIVPPTSGLVRFQGAIVSGKQPHELAMLGMTRTFQNLQLFSDMMVLENVMVGLHSRLKSGIVSAGFRLPRTVKEEKQAQEQAFFCLEQVGLAHLAWERAGTLPYGMQRLVEIARAAVSRPSLILLDEPMAGLNPQESKQLVDVLLMMREQGFSFLFVEHDMETVMAIADRIVVLDYGKKIAEGAPEEIARHPDVIKAYLGEEAV; translated from the coding sequence ATGAGCGCCATGTTGCTCGAAGTGGAGCAATTGTCCAAGTCATTTGGCGGCATTCAGGCGGTGCAGAACGTGTCTTTTTACGTAAAAAAAGAAGACATCGTCGCGGTGATCGGGCCGAACGGGGCAGGCAAAACGACCTTGTTCAATATGATCAGCGGCATTGTTCCGCCGACAAGTGGTCTCGTTCGTTTTCAAGGAGCCATAGTCAGCGGCAAACAACCGCACGAACTGGCGATGTTGGGAATGACAAGGACGTTTCAAAACTTGCAGCTGTTTTCCGATATGATGGTGTTGGAAAACGTGATGGTCGGACTTCATTCACGGTTGAAGAGCGGAATCGTGAGCGCCGGCTTTCGGCTGCCGCGTACGGTGAAAGAAGAAAAGCAAGCGCAGGAACAGGCGTTTTTCTGTCTCGAGCAGGTCGGTTTGGCCCATCTCGCCTGGGAGCGAGCAGGCACGCTGCCATATGGGATGCAGCGGCTTGTGGAAATCGCCCGCGCGGCTGTATCCCGTCCTTCGCTCATTTTGCTTGACGAGCCGATGGCCGGCTTGAACCCGCAAGAATCGAAGCAGCTCGTTGATGTGTTGCTGATGATGAGGGAACAAGGCTTTAGTTTTTTGTTCGTGGAACATGATATGGAAACGGTGATGGCGATCGCCGACCGGATCGTCGTCCTCGATTACGGCAAAAAAATCGCCGAAGGAGCGCCGGAAGAGATTGCGCGGCACCCTGATGTCATCAAGGCGTATTTGGGAGAGGAGGCGGTTTGA
- a CDS encoding ABC transporter ATP-binding protein, with product MLTLRNVHVYHGHLHVLKGIDLHVGQGEIVAIVGTNGAGKSTLLGTIAGVYAPTEGEILFEQKPLPYGKAEKIVDQGICLVPERRQIFDSLSVRDNLLLGAYRRHRRDGQEVKRDYERVLELFPKLQTMLDRPGGLLSGGEQQMLAIARGLMARPKLLLLDEPSLGLAPLVVKEVMGMLTQLCDQFQTSMILVEQNVRAALQTADEAYVLERGSIVMHGKAAELLADERVAEAYLGAAGRR from the coding sequence ATGCTGACGCTTCGCAACGTTCATGTCTACCACGGTCATTTGCACGTATTGAAAGGAATCGATTTGCACGTCGGCCAAGGAGAAATCGTGGCGATTGTCGGCACCAACGGGGCGGGCAAAAGCACGCTGCTCGGCACGATTGCCGGCGTCTACGCTCCAACCGAAGGGGAGATTCTTTTTGAACAGAAACCGCTTCCCTATGGAAAGGCGGAGAAAATCGTTGACCAGGGCATTTGCCTTGTGCCGGAGAGGCGGCAGATTTTTGACAGCTTGTCCGTGAGGGATAACTTGCTGCTGGGGGCGTACCGCCGCCACCGCCGCGACGGACAGGAAGTGAAGCGCGACTATGAGCGGGTGCTTGAACTGTTCCCGAAACTGCAAACGATGCTCGACCGTCCGGGAGGACTATTAAGCGGCGGCGAGCAGCAAATGCTGGCGATCGCCCGCGGGCTGATGGCAAGACCGAAGCTGCTTTTGCTTGACGAACCGTCGTTAGGGCTGGCTCCGCTTGTGGTCAAGGAAGTGATGGGGATGCTGACGCAGCTCTGCGATCAATTTCAGACGTCCATGATTCTTGTCGAGCAAAACGTGCGGGCCGCGCTGCAGACCGCGGATGAGGCGTATGTGTTGGAACGGGGAAGCATCGTGATGCACGGAAAGGCCGCCGAGCTGCTTGCCGATGAGCGGGTGGCCGAAGCGTACCTTGGAGCGGCAGGCCGCCGATGA
- a CDS encoding flavin reductase family protein, with amino-acid sequence MDDRTFRNAMGKFATGVTVVTTDFQGEVKGMTANAFMSVSLDPKLVVVSIGHKARMHDIVKQTGKFAVNILRRDQEDLSRLFAGQLKEERSVSFEWVNGHPILPEALANILCNVHSSHVAGDHTLYFGEVTDILMKDEPGDPLLFFEGKYRSIGQ; translated from the coding sequence ATGGATGATCGTACCTTTCGCAATGCGATGGGGAAATTTGCAACCGGCGTGACGGTCGTGACGACCGACTTTCAAGGGGAAGTGAAAGGGATGACGGCGAATGCGTTTATGTCCGTTTCACTTGACCCGAAGCTGGTCGTCGTCTCGATTGGTCATAAAGCACGAATGCATGACATTGTCAAGCAAACAGGAAAATTTGCCGTCAACATTTTGCGCCGCGATCAGGAAGACCTGTCGCGCTTGTTTGCCGGCCAGTTGAAAGAAGAGCGCTCCGTTTCGTTTGAGTGGGTGAACGGCCATCCGATTTTGCCGGAGGCGTTGGCGAATATTTTATGCAACGTCCACAGCTCGCACGTGGCTGGCGATCATACGCTTTACTTTGGAGAAGTGACCGATATTTTGATGAAAGACGAACCGGGCGATCCGCTCTTGTTTTTTGAAGGGAAGTACCGGAGCATTGGACAGTAG
- a CDS encoding FAD-dependent oxidoreductase: MYDIAIIGAGPAGASAAIFAAKAGKKTVLFDNDKGMTKRAWVENHYGVPEISGPDLVETGKRQAAKFGAELVETQVTDVQKTDDGFRLETDNGSYEAKHVIFATGVATDLAEKIGLRIKPGTEPRIKTVIDVDANGKTNIDGIWAAGTVAGVSVHTIITAGDGAKVAINVISELNGERYVDHDVLKK, from the coding sequence ATGTACGATATCGCCATTATCGGCGCTGGACCGGCGGGAGCGAGCGCCGCGATCTTCGCCGCCAAAGCCGGAAAGAAAACGGTGTTGTTTGACAACGACAAAGGCATGACAAAGCGCGCTTGGGTGGAAAACCATTACGGTGTTCCGGAAATCAGCGGACCGGACTTGGTCGAAACGGGAAAACGGCAAGCAGCCAAATTCGGTGCCGAATTGGTGGAAACGCAAGTGACGGACGTGCAAAAAACAGACGACGGCTTCCGCCTCGAAACGGACAACGGCTCCTATGAGGCGAAACACGTCATTTTCGCCACTGGCGTCGCCACCGACCTCGCGGAAAAAATCGGCCTGCGCATCAAACCGGGCACGGAGCCGCGCATTAAAACGGTGATTGACGTCGACGCCAACGGCAAAACGAACATCGACGGCATTTGGGCGGCAGGGACGGTGGCTGGCGTCAGCGTCCATACGATCATCACAGCGGGCGACGGGGCAAAAGTCGCCATCAACGTCATCAGCGAGTTGAACGGCGAGCGGTACGTCGATCACGATGTATTGAAAAAATAA
- a CDS encoding pyruvate kinase, with amino-acid sequence MHDKRDLGARLAAFYRGMAEWVGQKQKYFPLPSNEESRDQLLAYLYMREHMPSDLLEALEESGWRFEGQEAHLIDAIEQVLAYLRTPVDGGWELRKMTRKEANQLLHKRAEEVFGSPSSVRPTRIMVTMDEAWVDEPGLIERLLLYGMDIARINCAYGSPETWEALVAIIRQAEKQLEQQLQGRRCRIYMDLPGPKIRVDRLAVNTGPMKLSVKKNLYGEPMEPLFGIISFSSSPPPSPLPRDVSFWWQLTAEDGATVEEGDELLFTDVRGKKRKLRVTEQIAPSCFKVFLSRTAYVQKGMKLRCGSASFTLSSVLFIPMKAFVTVGTPLYIYFDDAAFAQAQNGCGVKMTTTLAKAWRNVRAGDRLYLNDGQIAARVVKVHERHVEAKVVADGGKRKAIKQGTGIHLPDSFLHLTVPPLTDRDLEWIPFVARWADIVGLSFVQAPHDLRKLYHLLAEQGAGSLPVIAKIETRTALHNFVRILLEGLKFPAFGVMVARGDLALEIGFEHLAAAQDDILALCRAAHIPVIWATQVLEQMAKKGIPSRAEISDVSLGRQAQCIMLNKGRHIAEAVRLLAFLLEKQEGQSGSSVVPKMDGERMDPFRLWEDEG; translated from the coding sequence ATGCACGACAAACGAGATTTGGGCGCCCGCTTGGCCGCTTTTTACCGAGGGATGGCGGAGTGGGTGGGACAAAAGCAGAAGTATTTTCCTCTTCCATCCAATGAAGAGAGCCGGGATCAGTTGCTTGCCTACTTATACATGAGGGAGCATATGCCGTCGGATTTGCTTGAAGCGCTCGAAGAAAGCGGATGGCGGTTCGAGGGGCAAGAGGCTCATCTCATCGACGCGATCGAACAAGTTTTGGCATATTTGCGCACGCCGGTTGATGGCGGATGGGAGCTTCGAAAGATGACAAGAAAGGAAGCAAACCAGTTGCTTCATAAACGGGCGGAGGAAGTGTTTGGAAGCCCGAGTTCTGTTCGGCCGACACGCATCATGGTGACGATGGACGAGGCATGGGTGGATGAGCCGGGGCTGATCGAGCGACTGCTTCTTTATGGCATGGACATTGCCCGCATCAACTGCGCGTACGGTTCACCGGAAACGTGGGAGGCGCTCGTGGCCATCATTCGTCAAGCCGAGAAGCAGTTGGAGCAACAGCTGCAGGGGAGGCGATGCCGCATTTACATGGATCTGCCGGGGCCCAAAATCCGTGTCGACCGCTTGGCGGTCAACACGGGGCCGATGAAGCTCTCTGTGAAGAAAAATCTATATGGAGAGCCAATGGAGCCGCTCTTCGGCATCATTTCCTTCTCTTCTTCCCCGCCGCCGTCTCCGCTTCCGCGCGATGTTTCATTCTGGTGGCAGTTGACGGCTGAGGACGGAGCGACTGTTGAAGAAGGGGATGAACTGCTGTTTACCGATGTGCGCGGAAAAAAACGAAAATTGCGGGTCACTGAACAAATCGCCCCGTCTTGTTTTAAAGTTTTTCTTTCGCGGACGGCCTATGTGCAAAAAGGGATGAAACTACGGTGTGGGTCGGCTTCTTTCACCCTTTCTTCTGTGTTGTTCATTCCAATGAAAGCGTTTGTCACTGTCGGTACACCGCTGTATATTTATTTCGATGACGCTGCGTTTGCACAGGCACAGAATGGTTGCGGTGTGAAAATGACGACGACGTTGGCGAAAGCGTGGCGCAATGTGCGGGCGGGAGACCGCCTTTATTTGAACGACGGCCAAATTGCAGCACGGGTCGTGAAAGTGCACGAGCGGCATGTAGAGGCCAAAGTCGTTGCCGATGGCGGAAAGCGAAAAGCGATTAAGCAAGGAACGGGCATTCATCTTCCCGATTCGTTTCTCCATTTGACAGTTCCGCCGCTCACCGACCGCGACCTTGAATGGATTCCGTTCGTCGCGAGATGGGCGGATATCGTCGGCCTGTCGTTTGTTCAGGCCCCTCATGACCTGCGAAAGCTTTATCATTTGCTTGCTGAACAAGGAGCTGGCTCTCTCCCGGTGATTGCGAAAATTGAAACGCGGACGGCGCTTCATAACTTCGTTCGCATTTTGCTTGAGGGATTGAAGTTTCCGGCATTTGGCGTGATGGTTGCGCGCGGTGATTTGGCCCTGGAGATCGGATTTGAACATCTTGCTGCCGCACAGGATGACATTTTAGCGCTATGCCGGGCGGCCCACATCCCGGTCATTTGGGCGACGCAAGTGCTTGAACAAATGGCGAAAAAGGGAATTCCGTCGCGTGCGGAAATCTCGGATGTCTCACTTGGAAGGCAGGCGCAGTGCATCATGTTGAACAAAGGAAGGCATATTGCGGAGGCGGTGCGCTTATTGGCGTTTTTGTTGGAAAAACAAGAAGGGCAGAGCGGATCGTCAGTGGTGCCGAAAATGGACGGTGAACGGATGGATCCGTTCCGCTTGTGGGAGGATGAAGGATGA
- the bioD gene encoding dethiobiotin synthase, translating to MGSAIFMTGTGTEIGKTVVTSIVALALERLGMSVSVFKPVQTGLAEDGVSFAEQYWYERVAKLSASEGMYYMEPAMSPHLAAKLTGTSIEPERVAERLEWLKQRYDVVLVEGAGGLAVPWCEHDGRWYMTSDFVRDYELPAILVSLSSLGAIHHAVTTAAYANAQGIRLLGLMFNQFQEQEIIHQNNVETIAALLQLPVLAVVPLLPAVSRRELETLAQRWLEQGKAKQLLEVLGVGV from the coding sequence ATGGGAAGCGCCATTTTCATGACGGGAACAGGAACGGAAATCGGCAAGACGGTGGTGACGTCCATTGTGGCGTTGGCGTTGGAGCGGCTTGGCATGAGTGTAAGCGTGTTTAAACCGGTTCAGACTGGACTGGCCGAAGATGGGGTGTCGTTTGCTGAACAATATTGGTACGAACGAGTGGCGAAGCTTTCCGCATCAGAAGGCATGTACTATATGGAGCCGGCGATGTCGCCGCATTTGGCGGCGAAGCTGACCGGCACATCCATCGAACCAGAGAGGGTGGCCGAGCGGTTGGAATGGTTGAAGCAGCGCTATGATGTGGTGCTCGTCGAAGGAGCGGGAGGGTTGGCTGTTCCGTGGTGCGAGCACGACGGACGATGGTATATGACGAGCGATTTTGTCCGCGACTATGAGCTGCCGGCGATTCTCGTGTCGCTCTCAAGTCTTGGCGCGATTCACCACGCGGTGACGACGGCGGCGTATGCGAACGCACAAGGCATTCGTTTGCTTGGCCTGATGTTCAATCAGTTTCAAGAGCAAGAGATCATCCACCAAAACAATGTCGAAACGATCGCCGCCTTGCTGCAGCTCCCGGTGCTGGCGGTCGTGCCGCTCCTTCCGGCAGTCTCAAGGCGGGAACTGGAAACCCTAGCTCAGCGTTGGCTCGAACAAGGAAAGGCGAAACAATTGCTGGAGGTGTTGGGCGTTGGCGTATAG
- the bioA gene encoding adenosylmethionine--8-amino-7-oxononanoate transaminase — translation MAYSYEQLEQWDKQYVWHPFTQMKQYAKERPLIIERGQGSYLYDVDGNRYLDGYASLWVNVHGHNDPELNAALREQLEKIAHSTLLGSANVPSILLAKRLLEYWPHMSKVFYSDTGAAAVEIALKIAYQYWKNIDPVQYAKKNKFVSLKEAYHGDTVGAVSVGGMETFHRIFAPLLFERIEVPSPYVYRMDEYGSEQEIVGYCLRELERVLEEQHDQIAAVVIEPLVQGAAGIIVHPRGFLKGVETLCRRYGVLFICDEVAVGFGRTGTMFACEQEEVKPDLVCLGKGITGGYLPLAATLVTEEIYAAFLGDVDEDKTFYHGHTYTGNQLTCSVALKNMELIEKRGLIDSVQQKARRLVEWLERLYEIPIVGDIRQKGLMCGIEIVKDRRTKEVFPRAAMVEHRIILEARRRGLVIRPLGPVLTFIPVLSMSEDEMAEAVRILFDSIVCLYDQVRAEHL, via the coding sequence TTGGCGTATAGCTACGAACAATTGGAACAGTGGGACAAGCAGTACGTCTGGCATCCATTTACGCAAATGAAGCAGTATGCGAAAGAACGTCCGCTGATCATTGAACGCGGGCAAGGAAGCTATTTGTACGATGTCGACGGCAATCGGTATCTGGACGGTTATGCGTCGCTATGGGTCAATGTCCACGGGCATAACGATCCGGAGCTGAATGCGGCGCTTCGCGAGCAATTGGAGAAAATTGCCCATTCGACATTGCTTGGTTCGGCGAATGTGCCGTCGATTTTGTTGGCCAAACGGCTGCTTGAATATTGGCCGCACATGTCAAAAGTGTTTTATTCCGATACCGGAGCGGCGGCGGTGGAAATCGCGCTCAAGATCGCCTATCAGTATTGGAAAAACATCGATCCGGTCCAATATGCGAAGAAGAACAAGTTTGTCTCGTTGAAGGAAGCGTACCACGGCGATACGGTCGGGGCGGTGAGTGTTGGCGGCATGGAAACGTTCCACCGCATTTTTGCGCCGCTTTTGTTTGAGCGGATCGAAGTGCCGTCGCCGTACGTGTACCGTATGGACGAATACGGAAGCGAGCAGGAGATCGTCGGCTATTGTTTGCGCGAGCTTGAACGGGTGCTCGAGGAGCAGCACGATCAAATCGCCGCAGTGGTCATCGAGCCGCTTGTGCAAGGAGCGGCAGGGATCATCGTCCATCCGCGCGGGTTTTTAAAAGGAGTCGAAACGCTTTGCCGCCGGTACGGGGTGCTCTTCATTTGCGACGAGGTCGCCGTCGGCTTTGGCCGCACTGGCACGATGTTCGCCTGCGAGCAGGAAGAGGTGAAGCCGGATCTCGTCTGCCTTGGGAAAGGGATCACCGGAGGGTATTTGCCGCTCGCGGCCACACTGGTCACGGAAGAGATTTATGCAGCCTTTCTCGGCGATGTGGACGAAGACAAGACGTTTTACCACGGCCATACGTACACGGGGAATCAGCTCACTTGTTCCGTTGCGCTGAAAAATATGGAGCTCATCGAAAAACGCGGTCTGATTGACAGTGTTCAACAGAAGGCGCGCCGACTGGTCGAATGGCTTGAGCGGTTGTATGAAATTCCAATTGTCGGCGACATCCGGCAAAAAGGATTGATGTGCGGCATTGAGATCGTGAAAGACCGAAGAACAAAAGAAGTGTTTCCGCGCGCGGCGATGGTGGAGCACCGGATCATCCTTGAGGCGCGCCGGAGAGGGCTTGTCATCCGTCCGCTCGGCCCGGTGTTGACGTTCATTCCAGTTCTTTCGATGAGCGAAGACGAAATGGCTGAGGCGGTTCGTATTTTGTTCGATTCGATTGTCTGTTTGTATGACCAGGTGCGCGCGGAGCATCTATAA
- a CDS encoding Ger(x)C family spore germination protein yields the protein MNGKTFLFVLVAVSLLSGCLRKEILDDISIESAVGFDYVNKNKIKGTVLIPIYKREETANKTLTAVSVSTKDILEELQHKTSEPLVNGSIEVALYGKRLAEQGIFPFVDNFHRDSSIGTRLYLAVVDGTAEELLKGHYGRQGNGIYLSNLLKHNIEQRDVPKTNLHLFLKMYYADGQDPFLPYLRRVGQDVQVEGIALFRGDRVVDYIERNDMFFFKILTDSYTEGTHTVRLQKGNYASVKNISTKRSISFSGPKTHPHLHIHLSLEGVIREHKQGPFTPSAQQAVQQQFEKEIKTKASELLRRFQELNIDPIGLGDWAKSQYRHFSYRDFYRRYRHLPFRITADVRIRDTGIIE from the coding sequence ATGAACGGAAAGACGTTTCTTTTTGTTCTCGTGGCCGTATCGCTGCTCTCCGGCTGCCTGCGCAAGGAAATTTTAGACGACATCAGCATTGAAAGCGCTGTAGGGTTTGATTATGTGAATAAAAATAAAATCAAGGGCACCGTGCTCATTCCCATCTATAAGAGGGAGGAGACCGCCAATAAAACATTAACTGCCGTTTCCGTCAGCACAAAGGATATTCTCGAAGAGCTGCAGCACAAAACGTCCGAACCGCTTGTCAACGGAAGCATTGAAGTGGCGTTGTATGGAAAGCGGTTGGCGGAACAGGGCATTTTCCCATTTGTCGATAACTTCCATCGCGATTCCAGCATCGGAACCAGGCTTTATTTAGCGGTTGTCGACGGAACGGCCGAAGAGTTATTAAAAGGGCATTACGGCCGGCAAGGAAACGGCATTTATCTTTCCAATCTGCTCAAACATAATATTGAACAGCGGGACGTGCCTAAAACGAATTTGCATCTGTTTTTGAAAATGTACTATGCCGATGGCCAAGACCCCTTTTTGCCGTATCTCCGACGGGTCGGCCAAGATGTGCAAGTCGAGGGAATCGCCTTATTTCGCGGCGACCGGGTCGTCGATTATATTGAGCGAAACGACATGTTCTTCTTTAAAATCCTGACCGACTCCTATACAGAAGGGACTCATACGGTTCGACTGCAAAAAGGCAATTACGCGTCTGTTAAAAACATTTCAACCAAGCGGTCCATTTCCTTTTCCGGACCGAAAACGCACCCGCATCTGCACATTCACCTTTCCCTTGAAGGGGTGATAAGGGAACATAAACAAGGACCGTTTACCCCGTCGGCCCAACAGGCTGTCCAACAACAGTTTGAAAAGGAAATCAAAACAAAAGCGAGCGAGCTCCTCCGCCGCTTTCAGGAACTGAACATCGATCCCATCGGCCTCGGCGATTGGGCCAAAAGCCAGTACCGTCATTTCAGCTACCGCGACTTTTATCGTCGCTACCGCCATCTGCCGTTTCGCATTACGGCAGACGTTCGCATCCGCGACACTGGAATCATTGAATAA